Below is a window of Tistrella mobilis DNA.
CCATCGGGCCGCGCCGTTCACGACCGGTTTGATATCGCTTGCAATATCGGGAACGCCGCCCGACATGGGTTTATAAGACTGATCCTCGATACGGCGACCATGGTCGCCGCCATCCGCAGCGCCGCCGGCGCCTCCTGCAAGCTGCTGGAGGCGGGTCTGACCCGACGGGTGACGCTGCTGGCGTCCGTGCCGATGATGTTCGAGTATCAGGCAGTGATGACCCGGCCGGAGCATCTGGCGGACGTCAGGTCTGACAGTGGATGAGGAAAAGTAACTTCGCGCTCCGGCTACAGCCCTCGCGTCTCGACGAGGCCCGCAAGGTGGCGGAAAGTGAGGGCGTGGCGCTCAATCAGTTCATCAACGTCGCGGTTGCGGAAAAGCTCTCCGCCCTGCGGACGGCCCACTATTTCGAGGAGCGTGCCGCCCGCGCCGACATCCCGAAGGCCCTCGACATCTTGAAGCGTGCAGGCCAGGGCAATCCGCCGGTCGCGGGTGACAGGCTGGACGATTGAGCCATCAGCCAGCCTTCACCTGCGGCATCATGCCGGGGGCTGACGGGTGCGGGCCGCAAAAGGATCGATCGCATCGAAATCCGCCGCAACCGGTACGCCGGTGTCGTCGGGCATGACCGGGCTGCCGGGGGTGCGGCTGCGGTCCAGGCGGATCACTGCCATGCCGGCGCTGCGGGCGGCGGCGATTTCACCCGGATGGTCGGACAGGAACAGGATGTCCGCCGGTGCCCGGCCCAGCGCGTCGGCAATGCTTCTATATGAGGCGGCGTCGAGCTTCAGGCCGGTGGCGGTATCGAAATTGTGCGAAAACAAGGGGTTGAGGTCGCCCGCCTCGGTATGGCCGAACAGCAGCAGCTGGGCCGCCACCGACCCCGAGGAATAGACCGCGAGCGTGGCGCCCGCCGCATGCCAGCGGCCGAGCGCCGCCGCAACCTCGGGGTAGAGATGGGCCCGGAGCGTGCCGTCGGCATAGCCATCGGCCCAGATCAGCCCCTGCAGGGTTTTGAGCGGGGTGATCTTGGCATCGGCGTCGATCCAGGCGATCAGCCGGTCGGCCAGGGCATCGATTTCC
It encodes the following:
- the mtnC gene encoding acireductone synthase, with the protein product MASDIPAPARPAAGGKAGPVVLTDIEGTTTDIAFVSEVLFPFARARLRGFLHAHADEAQVAAALEDVRARIRAEGGVLPAAPGAAGEIDALADRLIAWIDADAKITPLKTLQGLIWADGYADGTLRAHLYPEVAAALGRWHAAGATLAVYSSGSVAAQLLLFGHTEAGDLNPLFSHNFDTATGLKLDAASYRSIADALGRAPADILFLSDHPGEIAAARSAGMAVIRLDRSRTPGSPVMPDDTGVPVAADFDAIDPFAARTRQPPA